A single window of Anomaloglossus baeobatrachus isolate aAnoBae1 chromosome 9, aAnoBae1.hap1, whole genome shotgun sequence DNA harbors:
- the APOM gene encoding apolipoprotein M isoform X1, whose product MIVSAWRCFLYFYGLVFDSVPQCDRNDQLSASRLNRTEFPLQYMGSWYFLAAAAESGTGALDIFKVMDNGQFMVQGSAETEKLEFRASIRVKDGSCVPRKWIYLLTEESTELRTEGHPDRLTELFSCHCPECVILKESDNTTSRLLLYSRSTHLDEDCMNDFLHKSKCEDYKEILQLPQNLEKCPEDE is encoded by the exons ATGATCGTCAGcgcatggcggtgtttcctctactTTTATGGACTCGTCTTTGACTCCGTCCCCCAATGTGACAGGAATGACCAACTGTCGGCGTCACGGCTCAACAGGACAGAG TTCCCATTGCAGTACATGGGGAGCTGGTATTTTCTGGCAGCGGCAGCAGAATCGGGGACTGGAGCGCTGGACATCTTCAAGGTGATGGATAACGGACAGTTCATGGTCCAGGGAAGTGCGGAGACGGAAAAACTGGAGTTCAGAGCGTCCATCAGAGT TAAAGATGGGTCTTGTGTTCCCCGCAAGTGGATTTACCTGCTGACTGAAGAGAGCACCGAGCTGAGGACCGAGG GTCACCCCGATAGACTGACTGAGCTCTTCTCCTGTCACTGTCCGGAATGCGTGATCCTGAAAGAGTCCGATAATACGACCTCCCGGCTGCTCCTCTATT CACGTTCCACACATCTGGATGAAGACTGTATGAATGATTTCCTACATAAATCCAAATGCGAAGACTACAAAGAAATCCTACAGCTTCCACAAAACCTAG AAAAGTGTCCTGAGGACGAATAA
- the APOM gene encoding apolipoprotein M isoform X2 has translation MIVSAWRCFLYFYGLVFDSVPQCDRNDQLSASRLNRTEYMGSWYFLAAAAESGTGALDIFKVMDNGQFMVQGSAETEKLEFRASIRVKDGSCVPRKWIYLLTEESTELRTEGHPDRLTELFSCHCPECVILKESDNTTSRLLLYSRSTHLDEDCMNDFLHKSKCEDYKEILQLPQNLEKCPEDE, from the exons ATGATCGTCAGcgcatggcggtgtttcctctactTTTATGGACTCGTCTTTGACTCCGTCCCCCAATGTGACAGGAATGACCAACTGTCGGCGTCACGGCTCAACAGGACAGAG TACATGGGGAGCTGGTATTTTCTGGCAGCGGCAGCAGAATCGGGGACTGGAGCGCTGGACATCTTCAAGGTGATGGATAACGGACAGTTCATGGTCCAGGGAAGTGCGGAGACGGAAAAACTGGAGTTCAGAGCGTCCATCAGAGT TAAAGATGGGTCTTGTGTTCCCCGCAAGTGGATTTACCTGCTGACTGAAGAGAGCACCGAGCTGAGGACCGAGG GTCACCCCGATAGACTGACTGAGCTCTTCTCCTGTCACTGTCCGGAATGCGTGATCCTGAAAGAGTCCGATAATACGACCTCCCGGCTGCTCCTCTATT CACGTTCCACACATCTGGATGAAGACTGTATGAATGATTTCCTACATAAATCCAAATGCGAAGACTACAAAGAAATCCTACAGCTTCCACAAAACCTAG AAAAGTGTCCTGAGGACGAATAA